A genomic segment from Drosophila miranda strain MSH22 chromosome 3, D.miranda_PacBio2.1, whole genome shotgun sequence encodes:
- the LOC108160020 gene encoding glutathione S-transferase E14 — translation MSDPKPILYYDDRSPPVRSCLILIRLLAIDVELRFVDLFKGAQFEKAFLSVNPQHSVPVLVHDELVLTDSHAILIHLAEKFDVAGTLWPKEHDARIQVLNRMLFECSFLFRRDSDFMSEIVRRGFANVDVAHHERKLTEAYGIMEQYLERHDYMAGDQLTLADISIVTTLSTVNLMFRLSHWPRLERWFAAMQQLDAYAANCTGLEKLRQTIQRIGDFQFPASVSHTAVD, via the exons ATGTCTGATCCCAAGCCCATTCTGTACTACGACGATCGCAGCCCGCCGGTACGCAGTTGTTTGATTCTCATTAGGCTGTTGGCCATTGACGTCGAGCTCCGTTTCGTGGATCTCTTCAAGGGAGCTCAATTCGAGAAAGCGTTCTTATCC GTGAATCCCCAGCACTCTGTTCCTGTACTGGTCCACGACGAACTTGTGCTGACCGACAGCCATGCCATACTCATCCATCTGGCTGAAAAGTTCGATGTCGCTGGCACACTCTGGCCCAAGGAGCACGATGCCCGCATTCAGGTGCTAAATCGGATGCTCTTCGAATGTTCATTCCTATTCCGCCGTGATAGTGATTTCATG TCGGAAATTGTTCGCAGGGGATTCGCCAATGTGGATGTGGCCCATCACGAACGGAAGCTGACCGAGGCCTACGGCATCATGGAGCAGTATCTGGAAAGGCACGACTATATGGCTGGCGACCAG CTGACACTCGCTGATATATCCATTGTGACCACATTGAGCACGGTGAATCTCATGTTTCGCCTGTCGCATTGGCCACGGCTGGAGCGCTGGTTTGCCGCAATGCAGCAACTGGACGCCTATGCGGCGAACTGCACGGGATTGGAAAAGCTGCGTCAGACCATTCAGCGGATCGGCGACTTCCAGTTCCCCGCCTCCGTCTCCCACACAGCTGTGGACTAG
- the LOC108160019 gene encoding RNA-binding protein 28 — protein MELKKMKPIKDTTDESTREAGEDKSKKRRNPFNTQRLKEEKERRQKKRARLIVRNISYKSTDASLREYFSKWGTLEDVNILKRGDGKLVGCAFVQYETINQATKAILKTNGKDLQGRKIFVDWALGKNEYSAKSPKDEEPEEKKPKVEIKDESGEEPMVETSEHAASKDGSEDAEEASDSASNEGEEDSEGSDGDDDEDDSDDDKDQKEDKDKLGIENIKKEKVISNDVQEGCTVFIKNVPFDADDADLRKVCRKFGLVNYAIINREAVSGHSRGTAFVKFKAKESADLCLQAGTEFTLMDEVLDPHPALSRDELKSKQSRESKDDDTGKDSRNLYLAREGLIMSGSKAADGVTASDMTKRHELEQMKTQVLKNLNRFVSRNRLSIHNLPYNYDDEKLKQMAQTYTGFRPHECRVMREHKITPEHPHGKSKGFGFISFETHQRALAALRKLNNNPNIFGAQHRPIVAFSIEDRAVHKIKEKRDERSKQNNPTYQTKLQQKKERRQQQRNGQQTKEKPPQSDNKTKLQKHIKKLEATRAARTEGKEKEEQQLTDDQDFVGAAAKPGTALRMRSKKKIMEQAQEHMKRVKTEKRKTKNKKIRETHLAERKADNRPKQGRKKEIDDLKPLIDKYKKMITGNQDGGGVKGILGGKIKIPKRTKWYAE, from the exons ATGGAGCTAAAAAAAATGAAACCTATCAAGGATACCACGGATGAATCTACAAGAGAAGCAGGCGAGGATAAGTCCAAAAAACGTCGCAATCCATTCAATACACAGCGCCTGAAGGAAGAGAAGGAACGGAGGCAGAAGAAGCGTGCTCGTCTCATTGTTCGAAACATTAGCTACAAGTCCACGGATGCCTCACTTCGGGAATACTTCTCCAAATGGGGGACGCTGGAGGATGTAAACATATTAAAAAGAGGCGACGGCAAGCTGGTCGGCTGTGCCTTTGTCCAATACGAGACCATAAACCAGGCCACAAAGGCTATACTGAAAACCAACGGAAAAGATCTGCAGGGAAGAAAAATATTTGTGGACTGGGCGTTGGGCAAAAATGAGTATTCGGCCAAGAGCCCCAAGGATGAGGAGCCGGAAGAGAAGAAGCCAAAGGTGGAAATTAAAGATGAAAGCGGAGAGGAGCCCATGGTGGAAACTAGCGAACATGCCGCCAGTAAGGATGGAAGTGAAGATGCTGAAGAAGCATCGGACTCCGCCTCAAATGAAGGTGAAGAAGATAGTGAAGGGTCCGATGGAGATGACGATGAAGATGACAGTGACGATGACAAAGATCAAAAAGAAGACAAAGATAAACTGGGCAtagaaaatattaaaaagGAAAAAGTTATATCCAACGATGTCCAAGAAGGTTGCACAGTTTTCATCAAGAATGTCCCATTCGATGCCGACGACGCAGACCTGCGAAAGGTGTGCCGTAAATTTGGCCTGGTCAACTATGCCATTATCAATCGGGAGGCTGTTTCCGGTCACTCCCGGGGCACAGCGTTTGTTAAATTCAAGGCTAAAGAATCCGCAGATCTATGCCTGCAGGCAGGGACTGAGTTCACGCTGATGGATGAAGTGCTGGATCCACATCCAGCTCTTAGCAGAGATGAATTGAAGTCGAAGCAGTCACGGGAAAGCAAGGATGATGACACTGGAAAGGATTCGAGAAATTTGTATCTGGCCAGAGAAGGCCTCATCATGTCTGGATCTAAGGCTGCCGATGGTGTTACTGCTTCGGACATGACGAAGCGCCATGAGTTGGAGCAGATGAAGACTCAAGTGTTAAAGAACTTAAATCG ATTTGTTTCGCGGAATCGTTTGTCCATACACAATCTTCCCTATAACTATGACGACGAAAAGTTGAAGCAAATGGCTCAAACCTACACAGGCTTTCGCCCTCATGAATGTCGAGTAATGCGTGAGCACAAAATCACTCCAGAGCATCCACATGGCAAGTCCAAGGGCTTTGGTTTCATCTCCTTTGAGACGCATCAAAGAGCATTGGCTGCACTGCGTAAACTGAACAACAACCCGAACATATTTGGCGCCCAACAT CGGCCCATTGTAGCTTTCAGTATAGAGGATCGTGCGGTTCACAAAATCAAAGAAAAACGCGACGAGCGGTCCAAACAGAATAATCCCACCTATCAGACAAAACTGCAGCAGAAGAAAGAGCGtcgtcagcagcagcggaacGGTCAGCAGACCAAAGAAAAGCCTCCCCAATCGGACAACAAAACGAAACTGCAAAAGCACATCAAGAAACTGGAGGCCACGCGAGCGGCTAGAACTGAGGGTAAGGAGAAGGAGGAACAACAGCTCACCGATGACCAAGACTTTGTGGGGGCGGCCGCCAAACCGGGAACTGCGTTGCGTATGCGCTCCAAGAAAAAGATCATGGAACAAGCCCAGGAGCACATGAAGCGCGTGAAAACCGAGAAACGCAAGACCAAGAAcaaaaagatacgagaaacCCACCTGGCGGAGCGAAAGGCTGATAATCGGCCCAAGCAGGGACGCAAAAAGGAGATTGATGACCTGAAGCCCCTAATTGATAAGTATAAGAAAATGATTACTGGCAACCAGGATGGCGGTGGTGTTAAGGGTATCTTGGGTGGTAAAATTAAGATACCTAAGCGCACAAAGTGGTACGCAGAATAA
- the LOC117188019 gene encoding uncharacterized protein LOC117188019, which produces MSVLQYCLAVSVKRFKRSKSNTHITKMAPREKVEFVLVRLSYVPYIHPLYPRISYQIRKHPPTGSVVQVRDWFEHVMQREHSKLPPGVNLRYSEWRIITGDVDLFKVAGCRFDKIMLVLGEENISWVFYQNMPLHRRIEGSACLPVSYCGCCLNNQYLDIMKTIKQTLSRTKLR; this is translated from the exons ATGTCTGTTCTTCAGTATTGCCTAGCAGTGTCTGTGAAGCGTTTCAAGCGCTCTAAATCGAATACACATATTACTAAGATGGCTCCGCGTGAAAAAGTTGAATTCGTTTTAGTTCGCCTGTCGTATGTGCCATATAT CCATCCTTTATATCCACGCATCAGCTATCAAATTAGAAAACACCCTCCAACAGGGTCAGTTGTACAAGTCCGTGATTGGTTCGAGCATGTAATGCAAAGAGAACATTCGAAACTTCCACCTGGTGTTAATCTGCGCTACTCCGAGTGGCGCATTATCACCGGGGACGTGGATCTCTTCAAGGTGGCGGGCTGTCGCTTCGACAAGATCATGTTGGTGCTCGGCGAGGAGAACATATCATGGGTGTTCTATCAAAATATGCCACTACATCGACGCATCGAGGGAAGTGCTTGCTTACCAGTGAGCtactgcggctgctgcctcaaTAATCAGTACTTGGATATAATGAAGACGATTAAGCAAACTCTGTCGAGAACGAAATTgcgataa
- the LOC108160021 gene encoding NADH dehydrogenase [ubiquinone] 1 alpha subcomplex subunit 8: MVITNNTTLPEEAELNVQELNLSSAAMRAGAFHLGKQCEQENNEFMLCRQELDDPRACLGEGKAVTSCALNFFRKVKKTCHEEFMQYATCLDKSSGTMAFAQCRKTQGVFDKCVKDNFDWERPSYGYFSRAKVIQSAREAPKKEEIKSYPDATPGLPEDYPKPPAKYGSRFHWLE, encoded by the exons ATGGTCATAACCAACAACACAACGCTGCCAGAGGAGGCTGAGCTCAATGTTCAGGAGCTGAATCTTTCTTCAGCGGCTATGCGTGCGGGTGCCTTCCACTTAGGCAAGCAATGCGAGCAGGAAAATAAT GAGTTTATGTTGTGCAGGCAAGAGCTGGACGATCCGCGTGCCTGCTTGGGGGAGGGAAAGGCCGTCACCAGTTGCGCCCTGAACTTCTTCCGCAAGGTGAAGAAGACCTGCCATGAGGAGTTTATGCAGTACGCCACTTGCCTGGACAAGAGCAGTGGTACAATGGCATTTGCACA ATGCCGCAAGACCCAAGGTGTGTTTGACAAGTGTGTTAAGGATAACTTTGACTGGGAGCGCCCTTCTTATGGCTACTTTTCCAGGGCCAAG GTCATTCAATCTGCACGCGAGGCTCCCAAGAAGGAGGAGATCAAATCGTATCCGGATGCCACCCCCGGCTTGCCCGAAGATTACCCCAAGCCTCCAGCCAAGTACGGCTCTCGCTTCCACTGGCTGGAGTAG
- the LOC108160791 gene encoding pupal cuticle protein Edg-78E, producing the protein MLEMLKYTLIFALAVVLVSCSEDDRNAELLKSQNLQNLDGAGQFQHEIETSNGISVKAKGNVNGIQGEYFLLGEDGKQIRVTYTADATGFHPQIN; encoded by the exons ATGCTAGAAATGCTGAAATAT ACTCTGATCTTTGCTCTGGCGGTGGTGCTGGTTAGCTGCAGTGAGGACGATCGTAATGCGGAGCTGCTCAAGTCGCAGAATCTTCAGAACCTGGACGGAGCGGGACAGTTTCAGCACGAGATCGAGACCAGCAATGGCATCTCAGTGAAGGCCAAAGGAAATGTTAATGGAATACAGGGCGAATACTTTCTGTTGGGGGAGGACGGAAAGCAAATCCGCGTGACATACACCGCCGATGCCACCGGCTTTCATCCCCAAATCAACTGA
- the LOC108160790 gene encoding larval cuticle protein 4-like, translated as MFKYLAFILLVAACTATDDDAHAHVEKQYKKEDGHGKFSYGYDITNGIGAGEAGDEHQVHGEYHFTSKEGLPVKVSYTADENGYHPHGDLLPTPPPTPEAILRALAYIDAHPHKEEPRPAHPHAQPRLVHSQPAHPHPTNPHGPRHH; from the exons ATGTTCAAATAC CTGGCCTTCATCCTGCTGGTTGCCGCTTGCACCGCCACCGACGACGATGCGCATGCCCATGTTGAAAAGCAGTACAAGAAGGAGGACGGACATGGAAAGTTCTCCTACGGCTATGACATAACCAATGGCATTGGTGCCGGAGAAGCTGGGGACGAGCATCAGGTCCATGGTGAATATCACTTCACCTCAAAGGAAGGACTGCCCGTAAAGGTGTCCTACACGGCCGATGAGAATGGCTATCATCCGCACGGTGATCTCCTGCCCACGCCACCACCCACTCCAGAGGCAATTCTCAGGGCCTTGGCCTACATCGATGCGCATCCGCACAAGGAAGAGCCTCGTCCTGCCCATCCTCATGCCCAGCCACGGTTGGTTCATTCCCAGCCAGCTCATCCTCATCCAACCAATCCACATGGCCCTCGTCACCACTGA
- the LOC108160789 gene encoding isochorismatase domain-containing protein 1, producing the protein MALRRCHLNPKKTLFLLCDIQEKFRLAMPLFDNMIKNVDKLTKAGKVLDVPLIVTEHYPEKLGKTVAQLDVSHAKLVSSKTLFSMVTPEVKAVIKDIFSGKPEDVVLYGLESHICVEQTAIDLLEQNINVYIVADCCSSRLNQDRDLALDRLRQAGCVITTSESVIFDLVRDKNNAQFDAIRKLVSQTSVDMELTRTGAGLPVGSAKL; encoded by the exons ATGGCTCTGCGACGTTGTCACCTAAATCCGAAGAAAACCTTGTTCCTGCTATGTGATATACAGGAAAAGTTTCGGCTTGCCATGCCTCTTTTCGACAATATGATCAAGAATGTGGACAAGCTG ACCAAAGCCGGCAAGGTGCTAGATGTACCCTTGATCGTGACCGAACATTATCCCGAGAAGCTCGGCAAGACTGTGGCCCAACTAGATGTGAGCCACGCAAAGCTGGTCTCTAGTAAGACCCTCTTTAGTATGGTTACACCGGAGGTGAAGGCAGTTATCAAGGATATATTTAGCGGTAAGCCGGAAGATGTGGTCTTGTACGGCTTGGAG TCTCATATTTGTGTGGAGCAGACCGCCATTGATCTCTTGGAGCAGAACATCAACGTGTACATAGTGGCGGACTGCTGCTCTTCTCGTCTAAACCAGGATCGGGACTTGGCCCTGGACCGATTGCGACAGGCAGGCTGTGTGATAACCACCAGTGAGAGCGTTATTTTTGATCTTGTGCGAGATAAGAACAATGCCCAATTCGATGCGATACGGAAACTAGTCAGCCAGACCTCGGTGGACATGGAACTGACGCGCACTGGTGCCGGGCTGCCGGTGGGCAGTGCAAAGTTGTGA
- the LOC108160416 gene encoding putative sodium-dependent multivitamin transporter, with amino-acid sequence MTVGTFDAWDAAVLISILIISALIGIYYRYTGGKQKTTKEYLMADKSMTTFPVSFSLMASFMSAISLMGVSNESYQFGTMFCVINIAYWSSTPIAAYIFLPVFYRMQTTSVYEYLERRFGQATRLCASLAFTIQMVLYMGIALYAPALALEAVTGIPRSTAILVIGLVCTFYSTLGGLKAVLITDVFQSFLMFAAIFAVIAVSGIKAGGLGAIWQVAAERGRLEITEFSLDPTVRHTWWSLIIGGMVTYLSLYGVNQTQVQRLLSVHNLKSAQSALWWNVPILGLLSFSTIFSGLAIFYYYRDCDPLLEGRIKSRDQLMPLFAVDTMGQYPGLCGLFVSGIFSASLSSISSAVTSLSAVTLEDYLKPLYKVIFKRTLIDSKSTLPTKVVAFIFGLLCIGLAFGAGSLGGVLQASLTIFGVVGGPLLAVFTLGVCTTRSNQRGVLLGFWISIIFAFFIGFGGPKPKPQTLTFSTSGCGNTTSFVAEDLRLATESSRVATEQEYLWLYRLSYLWFSVLGFLIALVIGYSASRVLTYLKWADNSQIYLDKYRKQLDYDLFAPPLSRRWRRQEQERAQSIQDEIFTKLTEQ; translated from the exons atgactgtgGGAACGTTTGATGCGTGGGATGCGGCCGTATTGATCAGCATTTTGATAATTTCGGCATTGATTGGCATCTATTATCGGTACACAGGGGGCAAGCAGAAGACCACAAAGGAATACCTGATGGCGGACAAGAGCATGACGACGTTCCCTGTGTCCTTCAGCCTGATGGCCAGCTTCATGTCCGCCATCTCCCTCATGGGCGTTTCAAATGAGTCGTATCAGTTTGGGACCATGTTTTGTGTGATAAATATCGCCTATTGGAGCAGCACGCCCATTGCCGCCTACATATTTCTGCCGGTCTTCTATCGCATGCAGACAACAAGTGTCTACGAGTACCTGGAGCGTCGGTTTGGCCAGGCCACCCGTCTGTGTGCCTCCTTAGCGTTCACAATTCAAATGGTCCTCTACATGGGGATAGCCCTGTATGCTCCGGCTCTGGCCTTGGAGGCTGTTACTGGCATTCCGCGGAGTACGGCCATATTGGTTATTGGACTGGTCTGCACCTTTTACTCGACGCTCGGAGGTCTGAAAGCGGTTCTGATCACGGATGTCTTTCAGTCGTTCCTTATGTTTGCCGCCATCTTTGCGGTGATAGCTGTTTCAGGAATAAAGGCTGGCGGCTTGGGCGCAATTTGGCAGGTGGCCGCGGAGCGTGGCCGACTCGAGATAACCGAATTTTCACTTGACCCAACGGTGCGACACACCTGGTGGTCCCTAATTATTGGCGGCATGGTCACCTATCTTTCGCTCTATGGCGTCAATCAGACCCAGGTCCAGCGGCTGTTAAGCGTCCACAACTTAAAGAGCGCGCAGTCGGCGCTCTGGTGGAATGTACctatattgggcttgctcagCTTCAGCACCATCTTCAGTGGACTGGCCATCTTCTACTACTACCGCGATTGTGACCCGCTGCTGGAGGGACGCATCAAGTCACGGGATCAGCTCATGCCGCTGTTCGCTGTGGACACCATGG GTCAATATCCCGGCCTGTGTGGACTCTTTGTCTCGGGAATATTCTCTGCTAGTCTTTCCAGTATTTCATCAGCGGTCACGTCTCTGTCGGCCGTTACCCTGGAGGACTACCTAAAGCCATTATACAAGGTCATTTTTAAACGGACTCTAATCGACTCCAAGTCCACGCTCCCCACCAAAGTTGTGGCTTTTATCTTTGGTCTGCTCTGCATTGGACTGGCGTTCGGGGCTGGCTCCCTTGGAGGTGTCCTACAAGCTTCGCTTACAATCTTTGGTGTGGTGGGAGGACCTCTGCTAGCTGTCTTTACGCTGGGAGTCTGCACAACGCGCAGTAATCAACGCGGCGTGCTCCTGGGCTTCTGGATCTCGATCATTTTCGCCTTTTTCATTGGATTTGGTGGACCCAAACCGAAACCCCAGACCCTGACGTTCAGTACCTCAGGATGTGGGAACACCACCAGTTTTGTCGCAGAAGACCTGCGCCTAGCCACAGAGAGCAGTCGGGTGGCCACTGAGCAGGAGTACTTATGGCTCTATCGACTCTCCTATCTGTGGTTCAGTGTCCTCGGATTTCTCATCGCTCTAGTCATTGGCTACAGCGCCAGCAGGGTCCTAACGTACTTGAAATGGGCGGACAACTCACAGATATATTTAGACAAGTACAGAAAACAGCTGGACTACGACCTCTTTGCTCCTCCACTGTCTCGTCGGTGGCGGCGCCAAGAGCAAGAACGGGCCCAGTCAATCCAGGACGAGATATTCACCAAGCTAACAGAGCAATAG
- the LOC108159498 gene encoding transcription factor Adf-1 isoform X1 has translation MHTLTAAIEMDKLDANLEQQFDLNLIEAVKLNPVIYDRSHYNYKHFVRKAQTWKQIAETLGVPEQKCTKRWKSLRDKFAREMKLCQESRWRYFKQMQFLVDSIRQYRESLLGKCANGSQGNQVSDPQQQQQQQAVVDIFTQPFNGSATTSAGALTHPHEITVTSDAQLTTTVGKDQKPYFYEPPLKRERGEEEHSDNMLNSIKIFQNSVSQGVSAEDQSFGMVVTDMLNTLGVRQKAEAKVHIIKYLTDMQLLAQHNKY, from the exons A TGCATACCCTTACGGCTGCCATTGAGATGGACAAGCTGGATGCCAATTTGGAACAGCAGTTTGATCTAAATCTCATCGAGGCTGTCAAACTGAATCCCGTCATATACGACAGATCGCACTACAACTACAAACACTTTGTCCGCAAAGCCCAGACATGGAAACAAATCGCCGAAACACTCGGAGTGCCTG AACAAAAATGTACAAAGCGATGGAAGAGTCTGCGCGACAAGTTTGCACGCGAGATGAAGCTGTGCCAGGAATCGCGCTGGCGCTACTTCAAACAAATGCAATTCCTTGTGGACAGCATCAGGCAGTATCGGGAATCGTTGCTCGGAAAGTGTGCCAACGGCAGCCAGGGTAATCAGGTGTCTGATcctcaacagcagcagcaacagcaagccGTGGTGGACATCTTTACACAGCCATTCAATGGCAGCGCCACGACCTCGGCAGGGGCATTGACCCATCCGCACG AAATCACTGTAACCAGTGACGCACAGCTGACGACTACCGTGGGCAAGGACCAGAAGCCATATTTCTACGAGCCGCCTCTTAAGCGGGAGCGCGGCGAGGAGGAGCACAGCGACAACATGCTGAACTCCATCAAGATTTTCCAGAACAGTGTCTCACAGGGGGTCAGCGCTGAGGATCAGTCGTTTGGCATGGTCGTCACAGACATGCTTAACACGCTGGGCGTGCGACAGAAAGCCGAGGCCAAGGTGCACATAATCAAGTATCTAACTGACATGCAGCTACTTGCCCAGCACAACAAGTACTAA
- the LOC108159498 gene encoding transcription factor Adf-1 isoform X2 produces MDKLDANLEQQFDLNLIEAVKLNPVIYDRSHYNYKHFVRKAQTWKQIAETLGVPEQKCTKRWKSLRDKFAREMKLCQESRWRYFKQMQFLVDSIRQYRESLLGKCANGSQGNQVSDPQQQQQQQAVVDIFTQPFNGSATTSAGALTHPHEITVTSDAQLTTTVGKDQKPYFYEPPLKRERGEEEHSDNMLNSIKIFQNSVSQGVSAEDQSFGMVVTDMLNTLGVRQKAEAKVHIIKYLTDMQLLAQHNKY; encoded by the exons ATGGACAAGCTGGATGCCAATTTGGAACAGCAGTTTGATCTAAATCTCATCGAGGCTGTCAAACTGAATCCCGTCATATACGACAGATCGCACTACAACTACAAACACTTTGTCCGCAAAGCCCAGACATGGAAACAAATCGCCGAAACACTCGGAGTGCCTG AACAAAAATGTACAAAGCGATGGAAGAGTCTGCGCGACAAGTTTGCACGCGAGATGAAGCTGTGCCAGGAATCGCGCTGGCGCTACTTCAAACAAATGCAATTCCTTGTGGACAGCATCAGGCAGTATCGGGAATCGTTGCTCGGAAAGTGTGCCAACGGCAGCCAGGGTAATCAGGTGTCTGATcctcaacagcagcagcaacagcaagccGTGGTGGACATCTTTACACAGCCATTCAATGGCAGCGCCACGACCTCGGCAGGGGCATTGACCCATCCGCACG AAATCACTGTAACCAGTGACGCACAGCTGACGACTACCGTGGGCAAGGACCAGAAGCCATATTTCTACGAGCCGCCTCTTAAGCGGGAGCGCGGCGAGGAGGAGCACAGCGACAACATGCTGAACTCCATCAAGATTTTCCAGAACAGTGTCTCACAGGGGGTCAGCGCTGAGGATCAGTCGTTTGGCATGGTCGTCACAGACATGCTTAACACGCTGGGCGTGCGACAGAAAGCCGAGGCCAAGGTGCACATAATCAAGTATCTAACTGACATGCAGCTACTTGCCCAGCACAACAAGTACTAA
- the LOC108159500 gene encoding UPF0545 protein C22orf39 homolog: protein MGNKVENSDTKDAQNKTALDDAWAIRHCHLYKDEYDDCTSFKARFHQYFIFGQNSDCSQWLTDYKNCERYHQSNGNDVASGAAVIKSEEKRRQTRLRAHFANNTWEKRKQPPADWAQPLPEWLEKRNENTYLELKQKELSGLSVPQDEKGSLCAIM, encoded by the exons ATGGGCAACAAAGTTGAAAATTCTGACACAAAAGACGCTCAAAACAAAACAGCGTTAGACGATGCGTGGGCG ATCCGGCACTGTCATCTGTACAAGGATGAGTATGACGACTGCACGAGTTTCAAGGCACGATTCCACCAATACTTCATATTTGGCCAGAACAGCGATTGTTCCCAGTGGCTGACAGACTACAAAAACTGCGAACGTTATCACCAATCAAATGGTAACGACGTGGCGTCCGGTGCGGCTGTCATCAAAAGCGAGGAGAAACGCCGCCAAACCCGATTGCGGGCGCATTTTGCCAACAACACATGGGAGAAGCGTAAGCAGCCGCCAGCAGATTGGGCCCAACCTCTGCCAGAATGGCTGGAAAAGCGCAACGAAAACACATATCTGGAGCTGAAACAAAAAGAGCTCTCCGGCCTCAGTGTACCGCAGGATGAGAAGGGTTCGCTTTGTGCAATCATGTGA
- the LOC108159499 gene encoding coenzyme Q-binding protein COQ10, mitochondrial — translation MLKGSKLKALDVRILRPLFETSCCQQRSFANSIQRSYITFNDFRSKNRWYTKKELVGYSMQDMYTVVSDVRNYYKFVPYVKRSHVHTVDSDGFKADLIVGFPPLNEAYTSRVTLESPSLVKSECHDGRLFNYLLNEWRFSPGLKDIPNSCVLDFKVSFEFKSLLHSNVANIFFDLICDQMENAFIEEVRRRNGPPSIRSHVLTSQRS, via the exons ATGCTAAAGGGCAGCAAACTCAAAGCTTTGGATGTCAGAATCCTGAGGCCCCTTTTTGAAACAAG CTGTTGCCAGCAGCGCAGTTTCGCCAATAGTATACAAAGATCCTACATAACGTTCAATGACTTCCGCAGCAAAAATCGTTGGTACACCAAAAAGGAGCTTGTGGG GTACTCTATGCAGGACATGTACACAGTGGTCTCCGACGTGAGGAACTACTACAAATTTGTCCCTTATGTGAAGCGATCGCACGTCCACACCGTCGACAGTGATGGTTTCAAGGCAGACCTCATTGTTGGCTTTCCCCCACTGAACGAGGCCTACACATCGAGGGTGACGCTAGAGTCGCCCAGCCTGGTCAAGTCCGAGTGCCATGATGGACGTTTGTTCAACTATTTGCTTAATGAATGGCGTTTCAGTCCGGGCCTGAAAGACATACCCAACTCATGCGTCTTGGATTTTAAGGTATCCTTTGAATTTAAATCGCTGCTGCACAGCAACGTGGCCAACATATTCTTTGATCTGATATGCGATCAAATGGAGAACGCTTTCATCGAGGAAGTGCGCCGACGCAATGGTCCACCTTCGATTCGTTCGCACGTGCTGACCTCCCAGAGATCATGA